The DNA region GGcttatagaaaataattattgtcaTGGTTGAAAATAACATTATGATTTTAAAGGAATATCTATACTTTACAAAATTTGTACCATTGGTACAATAGCCACTACACTCAGAAGAGGGAGCTTCATAAAATGCTTTTTGATAAAAATGAttcaatattaaacattttatacaGATCTACTTTCTACCCTAATCAAATCTCTTGTATTAGAGATGATGATTAATCTCCCACGTGTGCAATTTGTGAACTCTGCATTTTCTGGTTCAATTCTTTGTAGAAGGTTTACATACTGCAATGTAATTCGTTTTTGCAATTTTCTACTTCATTTCAATTACAGTGCTTATTATAAGAGATGGAATTCTCATTTAGCATGCTCattgtttttaattagaaataaaatcttaaaggAACTTACATTTTTTGCATCTCATTGTTGGAACCATAAACTCTAGAACACTGTGTGAATAAATAAGCACAGTAATTCTCAAAGTTTCAAAGATGGAGTGTGTTCATTATAGAAATATACTAATAGTGATCTTATGTATGTAAATTGTACTAGATGTGTAATAACAACAGCAAGTTTCTATTTATTTGGTACCTGTTGTGGGGTCATAACTTCCATATGTATTATCTCTAATTCTCACAACTCTAAAAGaaagtattattttccttcttttcaaagtGAGGGAGCCCTGAAAAAAGAATCATTTTCAATTCTACCTGGGAAACGCTATCAAGGATTCATGGTAGAGTGACCACTAGATTGTGTTTTAACGTATGACAAGAAGCTAATTGGACAAAAATGGGAAAGCCACATCTTCAGGAAACATGACAAAACAGTTAAAATATAACTCATGGAAAAGAATGGTGGCAATGAAGATAGATAGGGCCAAGTGGGAAAAGTCTGGTCTAGGAGTTTGGTCTTAGTATAGTAAGAAGACTTTAATGTTATGGTTTTTGCCACACaatcttttaaataatatcaTAACCATTAGCCCTCATGCCCCTGTGGAATTCTCCTTTCATTTACATATCATATGGAAGTTCTGCAAAATACTGTAATGTGAATGAGAGATATGGTATCTAAAATAACATATCCATCAGAGGGCTGCCAACCGGCTGTTCATGGtgaatcatttaaatttaaaatttggtgTTCTGCACGTAGAAGTGTGCAATCCCTGTTGAATTTTTGAAGCTCCCTGAAGAAGCCTTTTCTTTCTGCAGCTGCTGTGTTCATTTGCATTTCAATATGAGCATTCAGAGGTCAACTGCCTGTATTTCGGGCACAATTATAAACTGGAGATACTGCAAATATTCAGAACTGGTGTCTCTACAGGCATGTGGATACAGCTCTGGGTTTCCAGTATTGCCATGCTGCCTGACAAAGAATAGGCAGTATAGTGTTAGGCACGGGATGAATGATTTATGTGATGTCATCAGTTACTCCAGCCCTttcatagaatattttttcttccctacAACACGAGTCATCACCTAAGTTCTAAATCAATAGCTAgtcatttgttttattaaacTTGATCTGCTTTCCGCGCAGATCAGAGGGGTCCATACGGCGTTGTTCTGGATTCCCATCATAACTTAAAGGGAAACTTTCACAATGTCCAGAGCCCTTGATGTCCTGCAAATGAAGGAGGAGGATGTCCTTAAGTTCCTTGCGGCAGGAACCCACTTAGGTGGCACTAATCTTGACTTCCAGTATATCTATAAAAGTGATGGCATCTACATCATAAATCTGAAGAGGACCTGGGAGAAGCTTGTGCTGGCGGCTCGTGCCATTGTTGCCATTGAAAACCCTGTTGATGTCAGTGTTATATCCTCCAGGAATACTGGCCAGAGGGCCATGCTGAAGTTTGCTGCTGCCACTGGAGCCACTCCCATTGCTGGCCGCTTCACTCCTGGAACCTTCACTAACCAGATCCAGGCAGCCTTCCAGGAGCTACAGCTTCTCGTGGTTACTGACCCCAGGGCTGACCACCAGCCTCTCACGGAGGCATCTTATGTTAACCTACCTACCATTGCTCTGTGTAACACAGATTCTCCTCTGTGCTCTGTGGACATTGCCATCCCATGCAACAACAAGGGAGCTCACTCAGTGGGTTTGATGTGGTGGATGCTGGCTCGGGAAGTTCTGCGCATGTGTGGCACTATTTCCCGTGAACACCTGTGGGAGGTCATGCCTGAGCTCTACTTCTACAGAGATCCTGAAGagattgaaaaagaagagcaggcTGCTGCTGAAAAGGCAGTGACCAAGGAGGAATTTCAGGGCGAATGGACTGTTGCAGCTCCTGAGATCACTGCTACTCAGCCTGAGGTTTCAGACTGGTCTGAAGGTGTGCAGGTGCCCTCTATGCCTATTCAGCAGTTCCCTACTGAAGACTGGACTGCTGAGCCTGCCACAGAAGAttggtctgcagctcccactgCTCAGGCCACTGAATGGGTAGGAGCAACCACTGAATAGTCTTAATCTGTTCTTGCACGGGCTCTTAAGCAACATGGAAAAATGGTTGATGGAAAGTAAACATCAGTTTCTATGCACCTTCATTGtaacatttatttctctgttgGGCCCACTTTCTGTTAGATTCCATACAGTAAGTCTATTCCACCTTCAACCATCATAAGTATGATCCACTGTTATATTACTGACAATGTTGAACAGTGTTCTGGGTGCTGGAAATACAATGATAAACAAGATCAATGTGTATCTGATCCATATAGGGCTGATTTTCTACTCTGAAGTAATCTCTGAATCCCATGATATTTTTAGAGGCTTTTGCACAGAATAGGCATTTAGCAAAtgcaaaatgaagaaatggattGCCTAGTCTAAGCCATGGTGTTAGAAACAATGGAAGATCCAAGATAAACACGACAAATGTTAGCCTTCAGGGAGTTCTTACTCTGTGGTGGGCACAGACAAGCACACAGAAAATTCTAATGCATGGCAGAGAGTATTGTGTGTTGTAATAGAGATATAAACACATTTCTGTGGGAGCATATAAGGACAAAAGATTAATTCTGGCTTGGAGGGATGTCCTGCCCTTCTGTCACAGCAGAAAAAATATGGTATCATCCACTGTGCATAACTGAAATCCATTTGCCATATGCATAAAGAATTAGTAGATTCACAAAATAAATGAGAGTAGGGAGAATTTGATtcactgcagttttctttttcattgcaaTGTTATAGTATGTTATCCAATGGTATTTTCCAGATTTTATAATCATCTTCCAGGAAAATACTTGGATCCCTTCCCTTAtatcttccttccttttactATCCTTCCCTTACTAATGGGTACAGAAGAAACCGTGAGAACAATCTGAAAGTATTTTAGTACCTAGAATAAGAACACAAAGAATTaactcaagatttaaaaaaaataaataaactgctgCTTGTTTTATTACTCTATGGTCATGAGTTAATTTGCCAAAATCATTCTTAAACAATGGTTTCTTAGCCTCACATAATGAAAATAACACTATTCAAGAAATTAGGAGGCAAGTATTCTGAGGCTAGCTTCTACTAACTAAAGATACGACTTTAGGTAAATCCTCTTGGtcttattttccttatctgtaatatTAGTTTATTGGACCAAATTAGAAGGTCACAATCTTGGATGAGACAGGGTCCAGAGCATTTGCCATGTGAGAAAATGGAGCTAGTGTTGTCACATCTTCTGATTATCAAGAGAATCCACAAAGCTAGATATTAATGTGAAATTTCCATAAAACGGCATTTAGGCCAAATACAACATATCTAAAGGCCACATTCAGCCCAAGGGCTTCCTTTCTTCAGCTTGTAAAGTAGATGTTCTCTGAAATCTCTTGTATCTCAGACATTCTTTGATTCTGCACTGTTAAGACAGTCTGATTTTCCTTTGTTTAACAGCTACTAGGCTTTAAAGTTCTGGTTTCCCAGATGAATTAAAGAACATGTTTTGAGGGACTGTAAAGTTAAATTGTAATCACAGATTGGAGAGTTGTAGTTTCTGCTAATCCTCTTGGAGGCTTCTGatttgtttaaacaatatgaaaattaGGAATGAATATTAAGTGGTCTAACTCAAGGATCTAgtttagaataaagaaaaaaagaaggaagagcagCCCTTTCCTGCTTCCATTTCCTCTCTATATGCTGCTGTGAGGCGGATCCAGCCAGAGAGCGCCTGGTAAGTCTGCTTGGTACAGAACTTCATGGCTAGGTTAATCCTGGCTCACAGCAGACCCTAAAATAATAATCGTTGAACAAAGTAAATACAACTGAATGAAGCCCTGTTCTTTGGTGCACTATCATGCCAACTAATTAACATACCTACCATTTACTGGATAAGAAAAGAACTTTGAATAAAACGAGGCATTTTATTATGTGCATTTAAGACTTTAAAGTTTGCCTAATAAGATGAAATTCCTTTGGGCCCCACAAGCTTCTACCACTGAGCTCATACCTTatatggtgaatttttttttttttttttttgaggacacAGATTCATCTTACTTGTGTTTCTGTCAGCAGCAtccagcacagtgtctgacatgcagtaagtactcaataaatgtctttttaatcAATGACTTAATCTCTGAATGAGTCaactaataaattatttaatgagCCAGAATTTCTCTCTAGGGCCAAAGCAGCAAGAACAAAGAATTGAATATAACTCAATGAGTTCTACTAAATCATTAAAGAAAGATGGTATCAACAGTCTGAATTTAGAAACGAAGCCAGAAGATTAGTAAAAGTTTCTGGGCTCTTTACATCACTCCCAAATAATTGTATATAGTTGCcatattctgaacatttcaaatATAATGTTATGAAATTTTGGGTGCTATTTAAATCTAGTGGAgaatactgtttttgtttgtttttgttttttttttttttaagtataggcAAACAACCTGATTAGTCTGTAAGTTCCCACTTACCTTCTTATGCTGCACCTTCAACTCTCAGTTTTCAAAGCCTTTGCAGTGCTATCGAAGTTTATCAAACATATGCCTCATCAAGTGGTCAGTCTTTAGCTCTGGGCATTGTTCCATCCCATAGTTTAGTTCTCAAAAGGTTGGTATGCTGACCAGAGTCAAATCAATGCCTGTACAACTTAGGGGGAAACTAAGAATTCATACTCAATGCTATAGAACCACTTTCTTAGcactccccacctccctgcccttACTGTCTCCCTGTCCCACTCCAGGTTCCAGTCTCTCCCACCCACCTCCTGGTCCTCCGGCTAGAGATCTGAGAGTTTAATTTTCACCTCTGCCTCTCACTTTCTGTTCCTGAGATCACCCTGCCATGGGAACCAAGTGGGGAAAGGCTAGAGAAAGGAACAAACCAACAGAGAAgttccccccaccacacacacacacttgggaTATAGTTCCTTTGGTCACAGAGAAGGGTTTCCATCCTTAGAGTTAAAAGCATCCACCCAGACACTTTTGCCTTTGCCACCACCACTTGCTATCACCTTGCCAGAGTTACCTGGGGGCTTGaacagaaggaaacaaaaaaacaaaaatacaactttCTCCACTCTTTCTGATTTGTAGGGTGCCATTTTCTATTCCTCAGATTGGAAATAAAGAACTTTTCTTGGAGCTTTTTCTGCTTGCATCTGGTGCATAGTTCCATTATTTGGCTGCTTTTGAGTCTAAATCTGAAgatataggggaaaaaaatccaagaaacTCACGCATGATTCAGTGATGTTTTGAGTTCTGTTATTTTTCCCCAATCCACTTATTACTACTTATTTTTCAGAGTTTTCAACTAGCTTCTCCAGCTCCGTCCAGGATTTTTAGCTGTATTCATTGGGAGAATCAGAGTGTGCTTACTCCATCTTGATTGGACCAAAATTTTTCCCATGTAGTTTTATTAGATGGTGAAAATACATGAGATTGCTTGATGGGATTGTCTGGTCCACCTAACAGATCCTGCTGTAAATTGGCATTgctatgtttagttttgtttaaaCAAGTGCTATTCTACAAAGGAATGCTTTCTGTCTGGTAAACTGACTTGACAATCTGAGAATGAGACTTGTTATTTGATCACACTCCTTGAGGCATCCTGCCATCCCTTTGGcctcattcatttacttaacatATATTAATAGAGCCAATTGTGTGTCAGGTGCTATGCTAGGCACAAGGGCTACATCTGTAAAAAACACAGAATCCTTGTCTCTAGGGAGCCCACAGTGTCCTGGAAATCAGTGACAGATCACCACCAATGTTACAAGACAGCAAAACTGAGCCTTAGATCCAGGTTAGAGATAGTTATGTAAACAGGCAATTTTTGTATTGAATGTTTAATATATGATAAAAGTCAGTACCAGTTTTATAGGGAAACAGAACAGAATCATAATTATGTATTAGTGATTTCTCACTTCTCAACT from Rhinopithecus roxellana isolate Shanxi Qingling chromosome 15, ASM756505v1, whole genome shotgun sequence includes:
- the LOC104657432 gene encoding 40S ribosomal protein SA-like codes for the protein MSRALDVLQMKEEDVLKFLAAGTHLGGTNLDFQYIYKSDGIYIINLKRTWEKLVLAARAIVAIENPVDVSVISSRNTGQRAMLKFAAATGATPIAGRFTPGTFTNQIQAAFQELQLLVVTDPRADHQPLTEASYVNLPTIALCNTDSPLCSVDIAIPCNNKGAHSVGLMWWMLAREVLRMCGTISREHLWEVMPELYFYRDPEEIEKEEQAAAEKAVTKEEFQGEWTVAAPEITATQPEVSDWSEGVQVPSMPIQQFPTEDWTAEPATEDWSAAPTAQATEWVGATTE